In Roseimicrobium gellanilyticum, one genomic interval encodes:
- a CDS encoding SRPBCC family protein — MPAHTLIRDQFVPSTLAQAWSFFSDPRNLSLITPPQLGLQVVSPNLPARIYKGLEIEYCVKALPRFSMKWLTEITHVVDHRCFIDEQRVGPYALWRHEHYFAELKEGGVQMSDRVTYRLPFQPFGELAHAAFVKPRLKFIFDYREERVRKLFSKDLPN; from the coding sequence ATGCCTGCCCATACACTAATCCGTGATCAGTTCGTTCCGTCTACATTAGCTCAAGCATGGTCCTTCTTCTCTGATCCCAGAAATTTGAGCCTCATTACGCCGCCGCAGCTAGGGCTGCAGGTCGTAAGTCCAAATCTGCCTGCCAGGATCTACAAGGGGCTGGAAATAGAATATTGCGTGAAAGCGCTGCCACGCTTCTCAATGAAATGGCTGACAGAGATCACACATGTGGTCGACCACCGATGTTTCATCGATGAACAGCGCGTGGGGCCTTATGCACTCTGGCGGCATGAGCACTATTTTGCGGAGTTGAAAGAAGGCGGAGTGCAAATGTCAGATCGCGTCACCTATCGTCTACCATTCCAACCTTTTGGGGAACTGGCACACGCGGCCTTTGTGAAGCCACGTCTGAAATTCATTTTTGACTATCGGGAGGAGCGCGTAAGAAAGTTGTTCAGCAAGGATTTGCCAAATTGA
- a CDS encoding sulfatase family protein, with translation MRARFLMVLLVFASRVPAYGAGPVAAPNVLLILADDLGYGDLRCYNDQSKVATPHIDRLASEGMRFTDAHSPATVCTPTRYSLMTGQMAFRVPNGGTVFTGVGGPSLIATGRLTLPGMLRSKGYSTACIGKWHVGLTFFDNEGHPVNAGGLDAVRRVDFSRRIQGGPVDHGFDFFFGTACCPTTDWLYAFIENDRVPVPPTRLVDKGSLPKHAYANDCRPGLIAPDFPMEEVDLVFLKRSREFLEKHVSQSPGKPFFLFHSTQAVHLPSFPAPQFKGATKAGPHGDFIHELDWIVGELLATLERLRIAENTVVILTSDNGPEVTSVVQMRSDHGHDGARPWRGMKRDAWEGGHRVPLIVRWPGKVKPGTTSSQLTGLTDVMATVASVVGADLPNLAAEDSFNMLPAWLGTAEGQIRPFLIQQAGGGARTLSIRRGDWKLMDHNGSGGNRYDASPELKPYYRPDHAPAALYNLAADPGETNNLFDTRPDIARELKAVLELSKSSGRSAPKP, from the coding sequence ATGAGAGCGAGATTCTTGATGGTGCTTCTCGTATTTGCATCGCGAGTACCGGCTTATGGCGCTGGTCCCGTGGCCGCTCCCAACGTTCTCCTGATTCTGGCGGACGACCTCGGTTACGGTGACCTCCGCTGCTACAACGACCAGTCGAAGGTGGCCACGCCTCACATCGATCGGCTTGCGAGCGAAGGGATGCGATTCACGGACGCGCACAGTCCGGCCACGGTATGCACGCCCACTCGATACAGCTTGATGACGGGGCAGATGGCGTTTCGTGTGCCAAATGGAGGCACGGTTTTCACCGGTGTCGGCGGACCGTCGCTCATTGCCACGGGAAGGCTCACGCTGCCCGGCATGTTGCGCTCCAAAGGCTACAGCACAGCTTGCATAGGCAAGTGGCACGTCGGCCTCACCTTCTTTGATAACGAGGGACATCCGGTGAACGCCGGCGGTCTCGATGCAGTGAGACGCGTGGACTTCTCGCGCCGCATCCAGGGAGGGCCCGTGGATCACGGGTTCGATTTCTTTTTCGGCACAGCTTGCTGTCCCACCACAGATTGGCTCTATGCCTTCATCGAAAATGACCGGGTGCCCGTGCCACCGACGAGGCTCGTCGACAAAGGGTCTTTGCCGAAGCATGCCTACGCCAACGACTGCCGCCCGGGCCTGATCGCTCCAGATTTCCCGATGGAGGAAGTGGACCTTGTCTTCTTGAAGAGGAGCCGCGAGTTCCTTGAGAAGCACGTCAGCCAGTCACCCGGCAAGCCATTCTTTCTCTTCCATTCCACGCAAGCCGTGCATCTTCCTTCGTTTCCTGCTCCGCAGTTCAAAGGCGCAACCAAGGCAGGACCGCATGGCGACTTCATCCATGAACTCGATTGGATTGTGGGAGAGTTGCTTGCCACTCTCGAAAGACTTCGGATTGCGGAGAATACTGTAGTCATTTTAACCAGCGACAATGGCCCGGAAGTCACTAGCGTGGTCCAAATGCGCTCTGACCACGGTCATGATGGCGCGCGACCCTGGCGCGGCATGAAGCGCGACGCTTGGGAGGGTGGTCATCGTGTTCCCTTGATCGTCCGCTGGCCCGGTAAGGTGAAGCCTGGTACGACGAGCTCGCAGCTTACCGGTCTCACCGATGTGATGGCGACCGTTGCCTCCGTAGTCGGCGCCGACCTTCCGAACCTGGCCGCGGAAGACAGTTTCAACATGCTGCCTGCATGGTTGGGGACAGCAGAAGGCCAAATCCGCCCCTTTCTGATTCAGCAAGCCGGTGGCGGGGCGCGCACGCTTTCCATCAGACGCGGCGATTGGAAGCTGATGGATCACAACGGATCGGGCGGAAATCGATACGACGCCTCCCCTGAGCTCAAGCCCTACTACAGGCCCGACCATGCGCCTGCTGCACTGTACAATCTCGCCGCAGATCCCGGCGAAACGAACAATCTCTTCGACACTCGACCGGACATTGCCAGGGAACTCAAAGCGGTGCTCGAACTGTCCAAGTCCAGCGGACGGAGCGCACCAAAGCCATAG
- a CDS encoding DUF7133 domain-containing protein — MLRVRAAESFGDTWGTAEREEAFYRIVNVPMPDGVYLEAGSFVSLPDGRLAVGTRRGEILLFSGISEEKPRPQVTTFASGLDEVLGLAWRDGAFFATHATEISRISDTNGDGRADRYDTVSDAWGFGHYHEYALGSKFDAAGNLYVALGLSESYHSKALFRGWALKISPDGKTVPICSGLRSPLGVGENEHGEMFYVESQGPWNGSCSLKHLKPGGFMGHPVSFNWYAFAPEMGPVPVMPNSPSRMETERKRVPELVPYAVVFPYKKMGRSISAFEVCRAGGKFGPFDNQIFLGDYTLSMVMRATTEKVNGVWQGACYPFREGLGTGILAVHFTTDGKLISGGTNRGWPVRGMKDNLLQRIDWTGRTPFEILEIRAQPDGFTVRFTRPVDPLQAARPESYALQTYTHIYHQGYGSPEVDQTRPVVASAEVAPDGRSVRLRVRGLMQGHVHEFLLPEFKSSDGELLLHDRAYYTLNEIPKP; from the coding sequence ATGCTCCGCGTCCGCGCAGCGGAGAGTTTCGGGGATACCTGGGGCACTGCGGAGCGTGAAGAGGCCTTCTACCGGATTGTAAACGTGCCCATGCCCGACGGAGTGTATCTGGAGGCCGGGAGCTTTGTCTCGCTGCCCGATGGCCGGCTTGCGGTTGGCACGCGTCGCGGTGAGATCCTGCTTTTCAGCGGGATCTCCGAGGAGAAACCGCGTCCGCAGGTGACCACCTTTGCCAGCGGGCTCGATGAAGTGCTCGGACTTGCCTGGCGCGACGGTGCGTTCTTTGCCACACACGCCACCGAGATCTCGCGCATCTCCGACACCAATGGAGACGGTCGCGCCGATCGCTACGACACCGTGAGCGACGCCTGGGGTTTCGGTCATTACCACGAATATGCGCTAGGCTCGAAATTCGATGCTGCAGGCAATCTCTATGTCGCACTGGGTCTCTCGGAGTCCTATCACTCAAAAGCCCTGTTCCGGGGCTGGGCGCTGAAGATTTCGCCAGACGGGAAGACCGTTCCGATCTGCAGCGGCCTGCGCAGTCCCCTCGGAGTCGGCGAGAATGAGCACGGCGAAATGTTTTACGTCGAAAGCCAGGGACCGTGGAACGGCTCGTGCTCGCTCAAGCACCTCAAGCCCGGGGGATTCATGGGGCACCCGGTCAGCTTCAACTGGTATGCCTTCGCCCCGGAGATGGGCCCGGTGCCAGTCATGCCCAATTCTCCCTCGCGCATGGAGACCGAACGGAAGCGGGTGCCGGAACTTGTGCCATACGCGGTGGTCTTTCCCTACAAAAAAATGGGGCGTTCGATTTCCGCATTCGAAGTGTGTCGTGCGGGTGGAAAGTTCGGCCCTTTCGACAACCAGATATTCCTCGGCGACTACACGCTCAGCATGGTGATGCGGGCTACGACTGAGAAGGTGAACGGCGTGTGGCAGGGAGCCTGTTATCCCTTCCGCGAAGGCCTGGGCACCGGCATCCTGGCGGTGCATTTCACGACAGATGGCAAGCTCATCAGTGGCGGCACCAACCGCGGCTGGCCCGTACGCGGCATGAAAGATAACCTGCTTCAACGGATTGACTGGACTGGCAGGACGCCATTTGAGATTCTCGAAATCCGGGCGCAGCCTGACGGCTTCACTGTGCGCTTCACGCGCCCGGTTGATCCCCTGCAGGCTGCGCGTCCTGAGAGCTACGCGCTGCAGACCTATACGCACATCTACCACCAGGGCTATGGAAGCCCTGAGGTCGACCAGACGCGCCCGGTGGTGGCCTCGGCGGAAGTTGCGCCCGACGGCCGGAGTGTGCGCCTCCGCGTGAGGGGGCTCATGCAGGGCCACGTGCATGAATTCCTCCTGCCCGAATTCAAATCCAGCGATGGTGAGTTGCTTTTGCACGACCGCGCCTACTACACGCTGAACGAGATTCCAAAGCCTTGA
- a CDS encoding cis-3-hydroxy-L-proline dehydratase — MKISRVLAYRVELPLREGSYKWSGGKSVTVFDSTVVRIETDVGLVGHGEVCPLGPFYLPAYAEGVRTGLRELGPHLIGEDPRQLVKLNRHMDAALKGHLYVKSGVDIACWDILGQASGLPVCELLGGRYGDKVQLYRAISQESPDEMAAKVAGYRAEGYRRFQLKVGGDPDVDIERIRAVAAKLQTGDRLVADANTGWVQHEAIRVAKAVKDVDVYIEQPCLTYEECLAVRRQIPHPFVLDENIDDLGILLRAKADLAMDVVNLKISKLGGLTKTKQARDLCVSMGIAMTLEDSWGGDIATAAIAHLAQSTPAEFLFTTTDFNSYVTVSTAEGAPQRLHGHMGASTKPGLGITPKTDVFGPPVLSLP, encoded by the coding sequence ATGAAAATTTCCCGCGTTCTTGCCTACCGTGTTGAACTACCGCTGCGTGAGGGCTCCTACAAGTGGAGTGGCGGCAAGTCCGTGACTGTGTTTGACAGCACGGTCGTGCGCATTGAGACGGACGTCGGCCTTGTGGGTCATGGCGAAGTATGCCCTCTCGGGCCGTTTTATCTGCCAGCATATGCAGAAGGAGTCCGGACAGGCTTGCGTGAACTCGGTCCACACCTCATTGGCGAAGACCCGCGTCAGCTCGTAAAGCTGAACCGCCACATGGACGCCGCTCTCAAGGGGCATCTCTATGTGAAGAGCGGAGTGGACATCGCGTGCTGGGACATCCTGGGCCAGGCGTCTGGACTGCCTGTATGCGAGCTGCTTGGCGGACGCTACGGCGACAAGGTGCAGCTTTACCGTGCCATTTCACAGGAATCGCCGGATGAGATGGCGGCGAAAGTGGCCGGCTACCGGGCGGAAGGCTACCGTCGGTTCCAGCTCAAAGTCGGAGGTGATCCGGACGTGGACATCGAGCGCATTCGCGCCGTTGCCGCGAAGCTCCAAACCGGGGACCGTCTCGTGGCGGATGCGAATACCGGCTGGGTCCAACATGAGGCCATCCGTGTCGCCAAGGCGGTGAAGGACGTGGACGTCTACATTGAGCAGCCGTGTCTCACCTACGAAGAGTGCCTTGCAGTGCGAAGGCAGATTCCACATCCATTCGTGCTCGACGAAAACATCGACGATCTCGGCATCCTGTTGCGCGCAAAGGCAGACCTTGCGATGGACGTGGTGAACTTGAAGATCAGCAAACTTGGCGGACTCACGAAAACCAAACAGGCTCGCGACCTCTGTGTCAGCATGGGCATCGCCATGACGCTGGAGGACTCATGGGGTGGTGACATCGCCACAGCCGCCATCGCGCACCTGGCGCAAAGCACACCTGCGGAGTTCCTGTTCACCACCACGGACTTCAACAGCTATGTCACCGTGAGCACAGCCGAGGGCGCTCCGCAGCGCCTCCACGGCCACATGGGCGCGAGCACGAAGCCAGGTCTCGGCATCACGCCAAAAACGGACGTCTTCGGCCCGCCGGTCCTCTCCTTGCCATGA
- a CDS encoding c-type cytochrome, whose amino-acid sequence MKSFAAIVIGSTLATCAAAAPPPVIGGLERTHDEKLRGAVLISELGCVACHKSKQAAFAPKSGPDLSEVGGRVQGMHLQKFIADPSGVKPGTTMPDALGHLSAANRDEVAKALAHYLATLGKPAPSTIPASDAIERGRKLYHSVGCVACHSPEKALDGSVPLGPLADKYTLASLATFLKDPLAVRPGGRMPDCHLEDDEAMDLASYLLREQAAPAADFQPDAKLAARGRVLFAEHHCHACHRTGETATTPELPALESLRPDAGCLSTKPGKWPLYALSDVQRASLRSALAEEHKAWTPAEQVRVTITRLNCIACHQRDDLGGVTRERNVYFTGSEESLGEQGRMPPPLTGVGAKLKEEWLRQVVCNGASARPSLHTRMPKFGAVNTEPLVTWMKQLDTLPPAPVERVPNSARPQNIGRDLVGVKGLNCIACHSFRGRSAAIRGPELTTLAERLEENWFHHFLAHPQRFAALTVMPSYWPDGKSPLPDVLGGDPRRQRDAIWQYLAQGPEAREPEGLVLAALVIEVRDEAVIVRRAFPGIGKRGLGVGYPGGINLAFDSSQMRLASLWSGGFIEASGLWRGQGSGQARLLGKDPVQFPPGPAFAVLPTPATAWPEPDTSPRPSPLVFKGYSLDAQQRPTLRYAMEGFIVEDFFHERRDDAGRVFLERTLRFPSARPSDLHFRVAREKTIEPHAGNLFAVGTKLLVRLPAEPLLRAAGDAKELILPVHGEELKIEYHLTSKP is encoded by the coding sequence ATGAAGTCTTTCGCGGCCATCGTCATCGGCTCCACGCTGGCCACCTGCGCAGCCGCTGCGCCTCCGCCGGTCATCGGAGGGCTCGAGCGGACTCATGATGAGAAACTCAGAGGTGCCGTGCTCATCAGCGAATTGGGGTGCGTTGCCTGCCACAAGAGCAAGCAGGCCGCATTTGCGCCAAAGTCAGGACCTGACTTGTCGGAAGTCGGTGGTCGGGTGCAAGGCATGCATCTGCAGAAATTCATCGCAGATCCTTCGGGCGTGAAGCCCGGCACGACGATGCCGGACGCGCTCGGACACCTGTCTGCTGCGAATCGCGACGAAGTGGCGAAGGCGCTGGCGCATTACCTCGCCACGCTTGGCAAACCCGCCCCCTCGACGATACCTGCAAGCGACGCCATCGAGCGGGGACGCAAACTCTACCACTCAGTGGGGTGCGTGGCCTGTCATTCCCCAGAAAAAGCCCTCGACGGCTCCGTGCCTCTTGGGCCGCTGGCGGACAAATACACGCTCGCGAGTCTCGCCACGTTTCTGAAGGATCCGCTGGCCGTACGGCCCGGCGGGCGGATGCCAGATTGCCACCTTGAGGACGATGAAGCCATGGATCTGGCGAGCTACCTGTTGCGGGAGCAGGCAGCACCGGCAGCGGACTTCCAGCCCGACGCCAAGCTTGCGGCCCGCGGTCGCGTGCTGTTTGCCGAGCACCACTGTCACGCCTGCCATCGCACTGGCGAGACTGCTACAACACCGGAACTCCCCGCACTCGAAAGTTTGCGGCCGGACGCTGGTTGTCTCTCTACGAAGCCTGGTAAGTGGCCACTCTACGCCCTCAGTGACGTGCAGCGCGCATCGCTCCGGAGCGCGCTGGCCGAAGAGCATAAAGCATGGACCCCCGCTGAGCAGGTGCGAGTCACGATCACGCGGTTGAATTGCATCGCCTGCCATCAACGCGATGACCTGGGTGGCGTGACCAGGGAGCGGAACGTCTATTTCACGGGGAGCGAGGAAAGCCTTGGTGAGCAGGGCCGGATGCCGCCGCCCCTCACCGGAGTGGGCGCAAAGTTGAAGGAAGAGTGGTTGCGCCAGGTCGTGTGCAACGGCGCGAGTGCCCGGCCGTCGCTGCATACGCGCATGCCGAAATTTGGTGCAGTCAACACTGAGCCGCTTGTCACGTGGATGAAGCAGCTGGACACCCTGCCGCCCGCGCCTGTGGAGCGCGTTCCGAATTCGGCAAGGCCGCAAAACATCGGGCGCGATCTTGTGGGCGTGAAAGGGCTGAACTGCATCGCCTGCCATAGCTTCCGAGGCCGCAGCGCGGCGATTCGCGGCCCAGAACTCACGACCCTCGCAGAGCGCCTGGAAGAAAACTGGTTTCACCATTTCCTCGCGCATCCTCAGCGCTTCGCCGCGCTCACCGTCATGCCTAGTTACTGGCCGGATGGAAAATCTCCGTTGCCAGACGTTCTCGGCGGAGATCCCCGGCGCCAGCGTGATGCCATTTGGCAGTACCTCGCGCAAGGTCCCGAGGCGCGCGAACCTGAAGGGCTCGTGCTTGCAGCCCTCGTCATTGAGGTCCGCGATGAAGCGGTCATCGTGCGCCGGGCATTTCCAGGCATTGGCAAGCGGGGACTAGGCGTCGGTTATCCTGGAGGCATCAATCTCGCCTTCGACTCGTCTCAGATGCGGCTGGCTTCCCTCTGGAGTGGCGGTTTCATCGAAGCGTCCGGGCTTTGGCGGGGGCAGGGGTCGGGGCAGGCACGGTTGCTCGGGAAAGACCCCGTCCAATTCCCACCGGGTCCCGCGTTCGCCGTGCTGCCCACGCCCGCGACTGCGTGGCCTGAACCCGACACCTCGCCCAGACCATCGCCGTTGGTTTTCAAAGGCTACTCACTGGATGCGCAGCAGAGGCCAACGCTGCGCTATGCGATGGAAGGCTTCATCGTGGAGGACTTCTTCCACGAGCGCCGCGACGATGCTGGTCGCGTATTCTTGGAGCGCACGCTGAGATTCCCGAGTGCACGGCCCTCCGATTTGCACTTTCGCGTGGCCCGCGAGAAGACAATCGAGCCGCATGCCGGGAACCTCTTTGCCGTCGGCACAAAGTTACTCGTCCGCCTTCCTGCCGAGCCGCTTTTGCGGGCAGCCGGAGACGCGAAGGAACTCATCCTTCCCGTTCACGGTGAGGAGCTGAAAATCGAATACCACCTCACGTCCAAGCCATGA
- a CDS encoding CbiX/SirB N-terminal domain-containing protein, whose product MSTALILVGHGSTLNPDSSAPTHQHADEIRRRGVFDEVACCFWKEEPSMREVFYTVKSKEIFVVPNFTSEGYFCQEVIPRELRVEGPITKRGDTNIYYCAPVGVHPSMTKLLLKRADEVAPGVPREQTALVIVGHGTSLNENSTKAIKDQVTFIREGGYGFAEVLDAYMEEAPFVAKWNEMSTAPNVVVVPFFIADGLHSYQDIPVLLGITNEPTAAASQNDVFWHNPHDLHGRKLYYSSAIGTEALMADVVLDQVSDFKTRHGLTKETAAGSNASLLKHGEALEFLLSREGGFRIGQVQVNRNDDGSWHCHHVDDAENRGGLQAFKTPEDARSIATYDDAGNFRALKTAPTLRRGWMLELSNTSELLLALDFLYPAAVGLWEHWLGNTLESVSLRETLGRQTGMYRFAKNITDEQAQQLVAEVCNPTSKCLRAISWSLDSEQPLTALPTLEQMNCNSECKRSSLPSLLCVAPCGQVISAAAERSRLSRTTSRQ is encoded by the coding sequence TTGTCCACTGCATTAATTCTCGTCGGTCACGGTTCTACGCTGAACCCTGACTCAAGCGCGCCGACGCATCAGCATGCGGATGAGATCCGCCGTCGTGGCGTGTTTGATGAAGTGGCTTGCTGTTTCTGGAAGGAAGAGCCCTCCATGCGCGAGGTGTTCTACACGGTGAAGAGTAAGGAGATCTTCGTAGTGCCGAATTTCACCAGCGAGGGCTATTTCTGCCAGGAGGTGATTCCGCGGGAACTGCGCGTTGAAGGCCCGATCACGAAGCGCGGCGATACGAATATCTACTATTGCGCACCCGTCGGTGTGCACCCCAGCATGACCAAGCTCCTGCTGAAGCGTGCGGATGAGGTGGCGCCCGGCGTACCGCGTGAGCAGACCGCGCTCGTCATCGTGGGTCATGGCACCAGCCTGAATGAAAACTCTACCAAGGCCATCAAGGACCAGGTGACTTTCATTCGCGAAGGCGGATATGGGTTTGCGGAGGTGCTCGATGCCTACATGGAAGAAGCGCCGTTTGTCGCGAAGTGGAATGAGATGAGCACCGCGCCGAACGTCGTCGTGGTGCCCTTCTTCATCGCGGATGGCCTGCACAGCTACCAGGACATTCCCGTGTTGCTTGGCATCACGAATGAACCCACGGCAGCCGCGAGCCAGAACGACGTCTTCTGGCACAATCCCCACGACCTTCACGGACGGAAGCTGTACTACAGCAGCGCCATCGGCACTGAGGCACTCATGGCGGATGTGGTCCTGGATCAGGTGAGTGACTTTAAGACGCGGCATGGGCTAACGAAGGAGACTGCTGCTGGTTCCAATGCATCCTTGCTCAAGCACGGCGAGGCACTTGAATTCCTGCTTTCGCGGGAAGGAGGCTTCCGCATTGGGCAGGTGCAAGTGAATCGGAATGATGATGGCTCATGGCACTGCCACCATGTGGACGACGCCGAGAATCGCGGTGGACTCCAAGCCTTCAAGACCCCGGAAGATGCACGCTCCATCGCGACCTACGATGACGCAGGAAACTTCCGCGCCTTGAAAACCGCCCCCACTCTGCGCCGCGGCTGGATGCTCGAACTTTCCAACACATCCGAATTGCTGCTCGCCCTGGACTTTCTCTACCCGGCAGCGGTGGGACTTTGGGAGCACTGGCTTGGGAATACCCTGGAATCCGTATCGCTCCGCGAAACGCTTGGCCGCCAGACCGGCATGTATCGCTTTGCGAAGAACATCACGGACGAGCAGGCACAGCAGCTGGTCGCAGAAGTCTGCAATCCCACCTCGAAATGCCTTCGAGCCATCAGTTGGTCACTGGACTCGGAACAGCCGCTGACCGCATTGCCAACACTAGAGCAAATGAATTGTAATAGTGAGTGTAAGAGATCGTCATTGCCATCTTTACTCTGCGTGGCTCCATGTGGCCAAGTTATCAGCGCCGCAGCAGAACGATCCCGTTTGTCCAGAACTACATCACGACAATAA
- a CDS encoding SEL1-like repeat protein → MRSLAISFKTQAWTSAIVTIAMCFFFPLTTAWNMTRCVVLTPLYGMILMSGSLLPAAEDHPEWEALRSRAESGEPQAQFELVHRLRDGRGVPKDEAEAMRWAHRAADSGHPDAMDFVGFAYLRGSVVKRSPEIAFGYFKASAPQSAQAAFNLGQCYFGAQGTEQDIPRALEWWKKAAQRGHGRAAASAAMAYFSGEGVARDLVQARLLAERAAELKNPSGLVLLGEMQFQAGELDAARVSWTEASKRLPTGPTGHPAQPSDNAAAQQGADLLKLVEYRRRKSVPGEFTFVPMPHIHQGYNNCGATACATFARFQGSEIGGWEFKKLCPSPLGTGTDWWHLLEASKKIGQSWKLVTFTPDDSGFAESTKLLKGELDAGRPVVVDFKYIGPQYPGGFAGHTLSVCGYIAAEDLYILCNPAVATPGLQLITAEDLKNFWRSDYYGAQAKGVLSRPAFVISPP, encoded by the coding sequence ATGCGTTCATTGGCCATCTCGTTCAAGACTCAGGCATGGACCTCCGCCATTGTGACTATCGCCATGTGCTTCTTTTTCCCTCTGACTACCGCCTGGAACATGACGAGGTGTGTTGTCCTGACTCCTCTATACGGCATGATACTCATGAGTGGTTCCCTTTTACCAGCGGCCGAGGATCATCCGGAATGGGAAGCACTCCGCAGCCGCGCTGAAAGTGGCGAGCCACAAGCTCAATTCGAGTTGGTCCATCGCCTCCGAGATGGCAGGGGAGTCCCCAAAGATGAGGCGGAGGCCATGAGGTGGGCACATCGCGCAGCAGACAGCGGCCATCCGGATGCGATGGATTTCGTCGGCTTTGCCTACCTTCGTGGCAGCGTGGTAAAGCGCAGTCCTGAAATTGCCTTTGGCTATTTCAAGGCGTCCGCTCCCCAGTCCGCGCAAGCTGCCTTCAATCTTGGCCAGTGCTACTTTGGCGCGCAGGGCACGGAGCAGGACATCCCTCGGGCACTGGAGTGGTGGAAAAAGGCAGCCCAGCGCGGGCACGGAAGGGCGGCGGCGAGCGCTGCGATGGCCTATTTCTCCGGCGAAGGCGTCGCTCGGGACCTTGTGCAGGCGCGGCTTCTCGCGGAGCGGGCAGCGGAACTGAAGAATCCCTCAGGACTCGTCCTGTTGGGTGAAATGCAGTTTCAGGCCGGAGAACTGGATGCGGCCAGGGTGAGTTGGACAGAGGCCTCCAAACGCCTTCCCACCGGCCCGACCGGCCATCCGGCCCAGCCGTCTGACAATGCTGCCGCGCAGCAGGGAGCCGATCTTTTGAAGCTTGTCGAGTACCGGCGGCGCAAATCCGTACCGGGCGAGTTTACCTTCGTGCCGATGCCTCACATCCATCAGGGCTACAACAACTGCGGTGCCACCGCCTGTGCCACCTTCGCGCGCTTTCAGGGCAGTGAGATTGGCGGTTGGGAGTTCAAAAAGCTGTGCCCGTCTCCCCTCGGCACCGGCACAGATTGGTGGCACCTGCTGGAGGCATCGAAGAAGATTGGGCAGAGCTGGAAACTCGTCACGTTCACTCCGGATGATTCAGGGTTCGCCGAATCAACCAAACTCCTGAAAGGTGAGCTTGATGCCGGCAGACCGGTGGTCGTCGATTTCAAATACATCGGCCCCCAATACCCCGGGGGATTCGCGGGTCACACCCTCAGTGTTTGTGGCTACATAGCCGCGGAGGACCTCTACATCCTCTGCAATCCCGCTGTTGCCACTCCAGGCTTGCAACTCATCACTGCGGAGGACTTGAAGAACTTCTGGCGTTCCGATTATTACGGAGCCCAGGCGAAAGGTGTGCTCTCGCGTCCGGCGTTCGTGATCTCACCACCATGA
- a CDS encoding helix-turn-helix domain-containing protein → MRTTATGLLGSLSTKGSLVVDARLVEQIADFMHDTAFFIKDASGRYLVVNQSLVERHGLEHKSQMLGRRPCDVCPGEYGRIPTEQDAHVLRTGRPITERLELFWRRPNVPVWGLTTKLPIRDGRGRVTGLIGISKDLTALVSPEEVPRAVAQALRHLESTFDQPVSPSTLAKRAGMSAGRFARIIKRIHGVSPMQLITKTRITAGSRLLLETDSSIAEVALACGFADHSAFTRSFRAVTGMSPSEHRRVAGTAWKPGRGHEDFDLLQKRHRLLS, encoded by the coding sequence ATGAGAACTACAGCCACGGGGCTCCTCGGCAGCCTTTCAACCAAAGGGAGCCTCGTCGTCGACGCGCGTCTTGTCGAGCAAATCGCGGATTTCATGCATGACACCGCGTTCTTCATCAAAGATGCCTCCGGGCGCTACCTCGTGGTGAACCAGTCCCTCGTCGAGCGGCATGGCTTGGAACACAAATCACAAATGCTAGGCCGCAGACCCTGTGATGTGTGCCCCGGCGAATACGGCCGCATCCCTACGGAGCAGGACGCACATGTACTCCGCACGGGCCGGCCCATCACAGAGAGGCTGGAACTCTTCTGGCGCCGACCAAATGTCCCCGTATGGGGCCTTACTACCAAGCTGCCAATCCGGGATGGGCGAGGCCGCGTCACCGGGCTGATCGGCATCTCCAAGGACCTGACGGCACTTGTGAGCCCTGAGGAGGTGCCACGTGCCGTCGCCCAGGCCCTGCGCCACCTTGAGAGCACTTTTGACCAACCGGTGAGCCCGTCCACGCTGGCAAAACGAGCCGGCATGAGCGCAGGTCGATTCGCCCGCATCATCAAGCGAATCCATGGCGTCAGCCCCATGCAGTTGATCACCAAGACGCGCATCACCGCAGGCTCACGACTGCTGCTCGAGACGGACTCCTCGATCGCGGAGGTCGCGCTGGCGTGCGGCTTCGCCGACCATAGTGCCTTCACCCGCTCCTTCCGCGCCGTCACCGGGATGTCTCCTAGCGAACATCGTCGCGTCGCTGGTACAGCTTGGAAACCAGGACGTGGCCATGAGGATTTCGATCTGCTTCAAAAAAGACACAGATTATTGTCGTGA